One segment of Halomonas sp. TD01 DNA contains the following:
- a CDS encoding winged helix-turn-helix domain-containing protein has product MKCLLVEDDQALARELIQALREGDWLVEHAENGQEADFLVRTEAYDTVILDVGLPDGEGTRWLSAWREDGIDLPVLILTARERWADKAAGFTAGADDYVTKPFEPAEVMFRLRALVRRSHGHAHPVLKVGELSLDTHTQHVTLAGRPVSITAQETRLLSYLMHAAPRVVSRSELSEHVYDRDHEPDSNVIDVQVSRLRRKLGAWRIATLRGQGYRLLAEEPSDA; this is encoded by the coding sequence ATGAAGTGTTTACTGGTAGAGGATGACCAGGCGCTCGCCCGCGAGCTTATTCAAGCGCTACGGGAGGGCGACTGGCTGGTAGAGCATGCTGAAAATGGCCAGGAAGCAGATTTCCTGGTGCGCACAGAAGCCTATGACACGGTCATCCTCGATGTGGGCCTACCCGATGGTGAAGGCACCCGCTGGCTCTCTGCGTGGCGAGAAGACGGTATTGATCTACCGGTACTGATTTTAACGGCACGCGAGCGCTGGGCCGATAAAGCGGCGGGCTTTACCGCAGGGGCCGATGACTATGTGACGAAACCCTTTGAACCCGCCGAAGTAATGTTTCGGCTGCGTGCTCTGGTGCGCCGTAGTCATGGTCATGCTCATCCCGTCCTGAAGGTAGGTGAGTTAAGCCTGGATACCCATACCCAGCATGTCACGTTGGCGGGCAGGCCGGTTAGCATAACTGCCCAGGAAACGCGTCTGCTCAGCTACTTAATGCATGCTGCCCCCCGCGTGGTTAGCCGCAGTGAACTTTCTGAGCATGTTTATGACCGTGACCATGAACCCGACTCTAACGTGATTGACGTTCAAGTGAGCCGGTTGCGGCGTAAATTAGGCGCGTGGCGGATTGCCACGCTGCGTGGCCAGGGATATCGCTTACTTGCTGAAGAGCCCTCCGACGCATGA
- a CDS encoding PepSY domain-containing protein — translation MLTLLRYWQRLLCMRLRKALPVNVVAAVFAIALAGSAIGDQHWEALHSEVRRGDVVPLESILDWLEANYIGEVIEVEIEREDGHVEYEIKLLGAQNQVVEFEFDGHSGQLMKIEGVRINEMRRQ, via the coding sequence ATGCTAACCCTTTTACGTTATTGGCAGCGTCTGCTATGTATGCGCTTGCGCAAGGCGTTGCCCGTAAACGTCGTTGCAGCGGTGTTTGCCATTGCGCTGGCCGGTAGTGCCATTGGCGACCAGCACTGGGAAGCGTTGCACAGTGAAGTGCGGCGGGGCGACGTCGTGCCTTTAGAGTCCATTCTTGACTGGCTGGAAGCTAATTATATCGGCGAGGTAATAGAAGTAGAGATAGAGCGTGAGGATGGCCACGTGGAGTATGAGATCAAGCTGCTGGGTGCTCAGAATCAAGTGGTTGAGTTTGAGTTTGATGGCCATAGCGGGCAGTTAATGAAAATAGAAGGTGTGCGCATTAATGAGATGCGCCGCCAATAA
- a CDS encoding PepSY domain-containing protein, translating into MNAMKKMLLIPTSALLLTAAAGSVQADTLPVDQIDSVLTHATDYGFTHYEEISIKSRGRAEVEGWLDDEWYADIEFSIDSGETLQEQRERLITGAWGMSEDDIRQALEVASQEGMVEFEDIDIDKSGMIDVEGRDENGRELEISLRQGSFQVSEIDRD; encoded by the coding sequence ATGAACGCTATGAAAAAAATGCTGCTGATCCCGACCTCCGCTTTGCTGCTCACTGCGGCTGCAGGCAGCGTGCAAGCTGATACATTGCCCGTTGATCAGATTGATAGTGTGCTAACCCATGCCACTGACTATGGGTTTACCCATTACGAAGAAATCAGCATTAAAAGCCGCGGCCGTGCCGAGGTGGAAGGCTGGCTTGACGACGAATGGTACGCTGACATTGAATTCTCCATCGATAGTGGCGAAACATTGCAAGAACAGCGTGAGCGACTTATTACCGGAGCCTGGGGCATGAGCGAAGATGATATTCGCCAGGCACTAGAAGTAGCAAGCCAAGAAGGCATGGTCGAATTTGAAGATATCGACATTGATAAAAGCGGCATGATCGATGTTGAAGGCCGTGACGAAAATGGTCGTGAACTAGAAATCAGTCTACGCCAAGGCTCCTTCCAAGTAAGCGAAATTGACCGCGATTAA
- a CDS encoding DUF1853 family protein, with the protein MTLTTTAEGVSNRLEHAVLRDLAWLLVTPDLIELPGPNAYPGRPTRQELGLVDSVDDWLANLSSLVNALDGKLATRMGHYHERLWHLMLDNAPNTRLLAKNLRITQRRNTLGELDMLYRTRDNPAPIHLEVAIKFYLGLPEGPGDATCQSRWIGPGGLDSLALKCSHLRHHQLPISSTAIAQAIIAQWLSPRDLGHAPPCYPLTQRLAMPGVLFYPWHTTLPPPSGATVDHRRGKWCYLGDWPRFAAQRSETLKMAWLEKPHWLAPPPLDTFSSAKDYMADVTPLIHRYGPQQVMLYDPQERELAEEKPLERLVIVPDDWPRQVPLPPRARD; encoded by the coding sequence TTGACGCTAACTACCACCGCCGAAGGCGTAAGCAACCGTTTAGAACACGCGGTACTCCGCGATCTTGCATGGTTGCTGGTCACGCCTGATTTGATTGAACTACCGGGCCCTAATGCCTATCCAGGCAGACCAACACGCCAGGAACTCGGCTTAGTAGATTCAGTCGACGACTGGTTGGCAAATCTTTCGTCACTGGTAAATGCGCTTGATGGCAAGCTGGCGACGCGCATGGGACACTACCATGAACGGCTGTGGCACCTGATGTTAGATAACGCGCCCAACACACGACTGCTCGCCAAGAACCTGCGTATTACCCAGCGGCGCAATACCCTGGGCGAGTTGGATATGCTCTATCGAACGCGAGACAACCCCGCCCCCATCCACCTGGAAGTGGCGATAAAGTTCTATCTTGGCCTACCAGAAGGGCCTGGTGATGCCACCTGCCAAAGCCGCTGGATTGGCCCTGGCGGGCTAGACAGCCTAGCGCTGAAATGTAGCCACCTGCGCCATCATCAGTTGCCTATTTCGAGCACTGCCATCGCGCAAGCGATCATCGCCCAATGGCTATCCCCTAGAGATCTCGGCCATGCACCACCCTGTTATCCGCTGACACAGCGCCTAGCGATGCCCGGTGTACTGTTTTATCCCTGGCACACAACATTACCGCCGCCCAGCGGTGCGACGGTCGATCATCGACGTGGTAAATGGTGTTATTTAGGGGATTGGCCGCGGTTCGCAGCCCAGCGAAGTGAAACACTGAAAATGGCATGGCTAGAGAAGCCTCACTGGCTAGCCCCGCCGCCATTAGATACATTTTCCTCTGCCAAGGATTATATGGCAGACGTAACGCCACTTATCCATCGCTACGGGCCCCAGCAAGTGATGCTTTATGACCCGCAGGAAAGAGAATTAGCTGAGGAAAAGCCGCTTGAGCGGCTAGTCATCGTACCCGATGACTGGCCGCGCCAAGTACCGCTACCGCCTCGCGCTCGCGATTAA
- the proB gene encoding glutamate 5-kinase, which translates to MAWESRDVESNEQLPGREALSSARRVVVKIGSALLTNDGRGLDEPAIGGWVDQIAMLHQQGKEVVLVSSGAVAAGMVRLGWQARPSAVHELQAAAAVGQNGLTQCYEQHFARHGMLTAQILLTHDDLSNRKRYLNALSALRTLVEMRVVPVINENDTVVTDEIRFGDNDTLGALVANLLEADALLLLTDQEGLFDADPRHDPNAQMIAEGRADDPRLAAVAGSGGALGRGGMSTKIRAAQLAARSGAVTVIASGRQPDVISRVMAGEALGTLLRPDQAPIAARKRWLAGQLQVRGTLVLDAGAVNVLRGKGSSLLAVGVREVQGSFKRGDMVLCVDEQGARVAKGLVNYGADEARQLAGQPSHQIEAILGYVEAHELIHRDNLVVV; encoded by the coding sequence ATGGCTTGGGAGAGTCGCGACGTGGAAAGCAATGAGCAGTTGCCTGGCCGTGAGGCGTTAAGCAGCGCCCGTCGGGTGGTGGTTAAAATTGGTAGCGCGCTGCTCACCAATGATGGTCGAGGCTTAGATGAGCCGGCCATTGGTGGCTGGGTCGACCAGATTGCCATGCTGCATCAGCAGGGCAAAGAAGTTGTGCTGGTATCCTCGGGTGCCGTAGCGGCTGGCATGGTGCGTCTGGGGTGGCAAGCGCGCCCCAGTGCCGTTCATGAGCTGCAGGCGGCCGCAGCGGTAGGCCAGAACGGCCTTACCCAGTGCTACGAGCAGCATTTCGCTCGCCACGGCATGTTAACGGCTCAGATTCTGCTCACCCACGATGACCTTTCCAACCGCAAGCGCTATCTCAACGCGCTGTCAGCGCTGCGTACCTTGGTTGAGATGCGCGTGGTGCCGGTCATCAACGAAAACGATACCGTGGTCACCGACGAGATTCGTTTTGGCGATAACGATACGCTTGGCGCGCTGGTGGCTAACCTGTTAGAAGCCGATGCATTGCTGCTGCTTACTGATCAGGAAGGGCTGTTTGACGCCGATCCACGCCACGACCCCAATGCTCAGATGATTGCTGAAGGCCGTGCCGACGATCCGCGCTTAGCCGCTGTCGCTGGCAGTGGAGGTGCTTTGGGGCGCGGTGGTATGAGCACCAAAATTCGTGCTGCACAGTTGGCTGCTCGTTCCGGCGCGGTCACGGTGATTGCGAGTGGCCGCCAGCCGGACGTTATTTCCCGCGTCATGGCAGGTGAGGCACTGGGCACCCTACTGCGCCCAGATCAAGCGCCCATTGCTGCTCGCAAGCGCTGGCTGGCAGGCCAATTGCAGGTGCGTGGCACCTTAGTACTGGATGCTGGGGCTGTGAACGTACTGCGTGGCAAAGGCTCTAGCCTGTTGGCGGTGGGCGTGCGCGAAGTGCAGGGCAGCTTTAAGCGCGGTGATATGGTGCTGTGCGTGGATGAGCAGGGCGCACGCGTGGCCAAAGGGTTAGTCAACTACGGCGCGGATGAAGCCCGTCAGTTAGCGGGCCAGCCAAGCCACCAGATTGAAGCAATCCTGGGTTACGTGGAGGCTCACGAGCTGATCCATCGCGATAACTTGGTCGTTGTTTAA
- the cgtA gene encoding Obg family GTPase CgtA, which produces MQFVDEASIIVEAGKGGNGCLSFRREKYVPKGGPDGGDGGHGGSVYLIGDDSLNTLIDFKFQRFYKAENGQGGMGRQMSGKAGEDLHVKVPVGTTVIDEDTLEVIADVTDIGQVVLVGEGGRRGLGNIHFKSSTNRAPRRTTPGTEGDRRNLRLEMKVMADVGLLGMPNAGKSTLIRSVSAAKPKVANYPFTTLVPNLGVVKLGMHEHFVMADVPGLIEGASDGAGLGLRFLKHLTRTRLLFHVVDVAPFDESDPVEAAQAIIHELGQFSPALSERPRWLVLNKFDLLPEDEREARAQAIIQALNWDGPVFRISAISSDGTDKLVQAAYRWLTEQQRLENEDEEAHAREQEMRRRMEEESVARTEARLGRRRKRDDDEGDDDDFDDDDYDVEVEYAP; this is translated from the coding sequence ATGCAGTTCGTCGATGAAGCCTCGATTATTGTTGAGGCAGGTAAAGGCGGCAATGGCTGTCTGAGCTTTCGCCGCGAAAAATATGTGCCCAAAGGTGGCCCTGATGGTGGCGATGGTGGCCATGGTGGCAGCGTCTACCTGATTGGTGACGACTCGCTGAACACCTTGATCGATTTCAAGTTTCAGCGTTTTTACAAAGCGGAAAACGGCCAGGGCGGTATGGGCCGCCAGATGAGCGGTAAAGCCGGTGAAGACCTGCACGTAAAAGTGCCGGTGGGCACCACGGTGATCGATGAAGATACCCTTGAGGTCATCGCCGATGTCACCGATATCGGTCAGGTGGTACTGGTGGGCGAAGGTGGTCGTCGTGGGTTGGGGAATATTCACTTTAAATCCTCGACCAACCGTGCGCCACGCCGTACCACGCCGGGCACCGAAGGCGACCGACGCAACCTGCGCCTGGAAATGAAGGTAATGGCTGATGTCGGCCTGCTGGGCATGCCGAATGCGGGTAAGTCTACACTGATCCGTTCGGTATCTGCGGCCAAACCCAAAGTGGCAAACTATCCGTTCACTACCCTGGTGCCTAACCTGGGTGTTGTGAAGCTGGGTATGCACGAGCACTTTGTGATGGCCGATGTGCCAGGGCTGATTGAAGGTGCCTCTGATGGCGCGGGCCTGGGGTTACGTTTCTTGAAGCACCTGACCCGTACACGTCTGCTGTTCCACGTGGTGGATGTAGCACCGTTTGACGAGTCTGACCCCGTGGAAGCGGCCCAGGCGATTATTCACGAGCTAGGCCAGTTCTCGCCGGCGCTTTCTGAGCGGCCGCGTTGGCTAGTGCTGAATAAGTTTGATCTGTTGCCGGAAGATGAGCGCGAAGCCCGCGCCCAGGCGATTATCCAAGCGCTGAACTGGGATGGCCCGGTATTCCGCATCTCGGCCATCAGCAGCGACGGCACTGACAAGTTGGTACAGGCGGCGTATCGCTGGCTAACGGAGCAGCAGCGCCTGGAAAATGAAGATGAAGAAGCTCATGCCCGCGAGCAGGAAATGCGTCGCCGCATGGAAGAAGAATCAGTGGCCCGAACGGAAGCGCGTCTTGGCCGTCGCCGTAAACGCGACGACGATGAAGGTGACGACGACGACTTTGACGATGATGATTACGATGTCGAGGTAGAGTACGCCCCGTAA
- the rpmA gene encoding 50S ribosomal protein L27, with the protein MAHKKAAGSTRNGRDSESKRLGVKLFGGQAASAGSIIVRQRGTRFHAGTGVGLGRDHTLFALNDGFVKFETKGPNNRKFVSIVSA; encoded by the coding sequence ATGGCACATAAAAAGGCAGCCGGCTCCACGCGTAACGGTCGCGATTCCGAGTCCAAACGCTTAGGTGTGAAACTCTTCGGTGGCCAAGCAGCCAGCGCGGGTAGCATCATTGTTCGTCAGCGTGGTACTCGTTTCCACGCAGGCACTGGCGTTGGCCTGGGTCGTGATCACACGCTGTTCGCTCTGAACGACGGCTTCGTGAAGTTCGAGACTAAAGGTCCGAACAACCGTAAATTCGTTAGCATCGTTTCTGCCTAA